The DNA sequence AATCGATAAATTAATTTTAAGTCATGGCCATTATGACCATATAGGTGGAGTAGAATCTTTACTTAATAACGTTAAAATTAAAGAGGTTTTATATAGTGTGGGGCCTGTAGAAGGAGAGTTTGAACAACTATTACTCGAGAAACTTATACGCTCTGGAGCAGACATTACCTTTGTACATGATGGAATGATATGGAGAGAGGGCAAAGCTAATTTTGCTGTTTTATCACCTAAAGTTGAAGAGCAGTATACCAATTTGAATAATCGTTCTATTGTTCTATATGCGAAGATTGGTGGGAAGTACTGGCTATTTACAGGAGACTTAGAACAGGAAGGGGAAGCCAGGCTCCAGCGGGATTATCCTAATCTAAAAGTGGATATTTTAAAAGCGGGACATCATGGAAGTAGGACTTCAACAACCCTTGAATTCTTGGAAATGTATCAACCTAAAGTGGCAATTATTTCTGCAGGACGAAGTAATCGTTTTGGACACCCACATGACGAAGTGATTCAAGCTTTACATGAAAAAAAGGTGATGATTATGCGAACGGATCAAAATGGAGCTATCAGGTACCGCTATAAGGGCGACTCTGGGTATTTTGAAAGAAAAATTGGTCAAAAATAAAAAGAGAAATAAAAAAGAGGTATTCCATGTATGTAGTAGAACCATTGGAATGCCTCTTTTTGCGTAACCTTATAATTACATGTTTCCGAAAACATCAACAAGTGTAGCAATGATAAAGATTAACGCGAAAAACCCAAAAGGAACGATAAAACCGACAGCTGAGTCGATTGCATCATTACGTTTACACTGAACTTTCTTTTCAAAATCGCTCACAACAATCCCTCCTAGTTCATTTATTAGTATAAGCTAAGCTACACAAAAAATCCATATATCAAACTGAAAAAGAGTTGAAAAGTTGAATTAATGTACAAAATATGAAATGGTAAAATCCTGTATGAAATTTAGATGCTCATAAATGCCCTTTAGATAACTCAGGAAGAGCAAGGGCTTCGCTCACTGCGCGTACTTTACTAAGAAGTACACTTAGTAAAGTACTTTTTCAAAAGAGGGCAGTGGCTCCGCTCCTTGCATTTAAAAAAGGGCGACTTTGTCGCTTTTTTAATATACATGAATTCTTCTTGCCTGAGTTGTTAAGAGTTGTCACCTATAGTTTTGGACTGCATAGGATACTATAAGTAATGTAATAAGTCAATGATTATCGTCATCAAAAGATTTCCTAGGGCTCTTTTGGTGGCGTTTATCATAAATGGGGAGCTGGCAGCTGCGATGCTAGCTCCCTTTTTCATTTGTAGCACTGGCTTCAAACACCTTTGGCTTTTTTCTGCTTGTCAAACGTTTGTCCATTGTCTACGATAGAACTAAGCGAATAAAAAGATCCTATCTTATAGGAAGAATGGAATGGAACAATATGTCATATATACAAATGAAACAAAAAATTGAAAAAAATCAAATTGCTCCACTTTATTTATTAATTGGATTAGAAGCTTATTTAGTAGACGATATTATTCATGCGGTCATTGAGAAAACGTTACAACCTGAAGAGCGGGAATTTAATTTATCTACTTATGAAATGAAGGAAACGATGATTGACGTTGCGGTGGAAGATGCACAAACCTTACCTTTTCTTGGTAGTAAAAGAGTGGTGTTAGTCAAAGATGCTTATTTTTTAACAGCGCAAAGGATAGACAGTAAGCTTGACCACAATGTAACCCGCTTAGAAGAATACATAGAAAACCCTATGCCGGAAACGGTGTTTATTATAACGGCACCTTATGAGAAGCTTGATGAACGTAAAAAAATCACAAAAAAATTAAGAAGCCAAGCTGAGGTTCTTGAAGCGAAAGAATTTGACCAGAAAATGATAAATGAGTGGGTCGATGACCAAGCGAGACAGCACCAAATTGCTGTGGACCATGATGCTAAAGAACTATTGATGCAATTATTAGGTGGCAACTTGTTAATGATGTCCAATGAGTTGAAGAAACTCTCACTTTACGTAGGAAGCGATGGTACAGTAACGAAACAGATTGTACAACAAATGGTGGCAAGAACGTTAGAGCAAGATATTTTTGCTTTAATTGACCATGTCATTCACTCAAGGATTGATAAAGCGTTAGATTTGTTTTTTGAATTGCTCCGCCAAAAAGAAGACCCTATAAAGATTATCGCATTACTTGCTCGTCAGTTCAGAATTGTATATATGGTAAAAGAATTAGTGAAACAAGGATATGCCCAAAAACAAATTGCTTCTCAAATAAAAATCCATCCCTATGCGGTAAAGCTGGCTACACAGCAAGCAAAAGGATTTGAAGATAAAAGGCTTTTCTTTTGTTTGGAAGAACTAGCAACAATGGATTATAAAATAAAAACAGGACAAATTGATAAAAAATTAGCGGTTGAGCTGTTTTTAATGAAATTAACGTAAAAAAACCGGAAGGGGATGACCTTTCCGGTTTTTTTACATTAAAAATGTAGCCTGTCCACAAGCAGTATGTAGCTAACTGCGATGGCTTCGCTTGCTGCAAGAATACATCGGGCAGGTTTCTCCGCTCATCGCAAAAAGGCTAGGGTCGCTTTTCTTATGCAGAAATGCTGTTAAGTTGTTTTTGTAAACGAGATTTTTGACGTGAAGCTGCATTTTTATGAATAAGTCCTTTAGAAGCTGCTTTGTCTAATTTTTTTGCTGCAACTACAAAAGCCTCGTTTGCACTTGCAACATCGTTACTTGCTACTTTTGCTTCAAAGTTTTTAAGAGCTGTACGTAAAGCGGACTTGATAGCGGCATTATGTGCACGTTGTTTATCATTTGTTTTTACACGTTTAATCGCTGATTTAATGTTAGGCATATCTTTCACCTCCCTGACGGATCTACAACAATCTGCATTTTATCAAAATTAGCGGAAAGATGCAATAGGAGAATGAAAAGCGGTGAATAGGGAAATCTAACTCTACAGCTACAATAAGGAGCGTGAACGTGTTGAAAAATGAGTTAGATCTTAGTCAGTATGCGGTTCGAACGGACTTAGCACTTGAGGCTCATGAACTTGTTCAAGAACAAGAGGCGAAAAAAGAAAAACAACGAAAAACGATAGATGGTGTTGTCGTCAAGGAAAAAACAGAGCAAAATGTCAAAATTACAACGGTTGAGATAACAGCAGATGGTGCTGACCGCTTAGGTAAAAAACCTGGGCGGTATGTTACGTTCGAATCACAGGGAATCCGAAAGAAAGATTCTGAACTTCAGCAACAAGTAGAGGAAGTCTTTGCTTCT is a window from the Bacillus alkalicellulosilyticus genome containing:
- the rpsT gene encoding 30S ribosomal protein S20; the encoded protein is MPNIKSAIKRVKTNDKQRAHNAAIKSALRTALKNFEAKVASNDVASANEAFVVAAKKLDKAASKGLIHKNAASRQKSRLQKQLNSISA
- a CDS encoding YqzM family protein; the protein is MSDFEKKVQCKRNDAIDSAVGFIVPFGFFALIFIIATLVDVFGNM
- the holA gene encoding DNA polymerase III subunit delta yields the protein MSYIQMKQKIEKNQIAPLYLLIGLEAYLVDDIIHAVIEKTLQPEEREFNLSTYEMKETMIDVAVEDAQTLPFLGSKRVVLVKDAYFLTAQRIDSKLDHNVTRLEEYIENPMPETVFIITAPYEKLDERKKITKKLRSQAEVLEAKEFDQKMINEWVDDQARQHQIAVDHDAKELLMQLLGGNLLMMSNELKKLSLYVGSDGTVTKQIVQQMVARTLEQDIFALIDHVIHSRIDKALDLFFELLRQKEDPIKIIALLARQFRIVYMVKELVKQGYAQKQIASQIKIHPYAVKLATQQAKGFEDKRLFFCLEELATMDYKIKTGQIDKKLAVELFLMKLT